The following coding sequences are from one Bufo bufo chromosome 2, aBufBuf1.1, whole genome shotgun sequence window:
- the LOC120991448 gene encoding uncharacterized protein LOC120991448, with protein MSTFWLCLCAFFQFSWTLPMYSEKTHGHSPEHNKIGRAVEPNNFIKKHRPDQMESILQKLGADRWSKGQDILKYHRSQCNHMNQSWIQWQGSTYNEDLGSEYTLKIFTGPLKPTFPQRNLFQYMSRIYKCCRLGFSCRRIKGLQGTLDEGGREATFYMDLDILSLSIQRAQIHLEVSADEQLTVIPVLNINGLRRSSFTQIRSGHVVDLTLDVMSILQALKEKETVDAEKEEVTELNLSLQCIQNDLHVPCDLHRVFLLQSPFMTLQYK; from the exons ATGTCTACATTTTGGCTTTGCCTGTGTGCATTTTTCCAGTTTTCCTGGACTTTGCCCATGTACTCAGAGAAAACTCATGGACATTCACCAGAGCACAACAAGATAGGAAGAGCGGTGGAACCCAATAACTTCATCAAGAAGCACAGACCAGATCAGATGGAGAGTATCCTTCAAAAGCTTGGTGCTGACAGATGGTCTAAGGGACAGGACATTCTGAAATACCACCGGTCACAATGCAACCACATGAACCAGTCGTGGATACAATGGCAAGGCTCAACTTATAATGAAGACCTGGGCTCTGAGTACACACTCAAAATCTTTACTGGACCTCTCAAGCCGACATTCCCCCAAAGGAACCTTTTCCAATACATGAGTAGGATCTACAAGTGCTGTAGACTTGGATTCAGCTGCAGAAGGATAAAGGGTCTCCAAGGAACCCTAGATGAAG GAGGAAGAGAGGCAACTTTCTACATGGACTTGGATATCCTCAGCCTTTCCATTCAGAGAGCCCAAATACATTTGGAAGTTTCAGCTGACGAACAACTGACCGTGATTCCTGTACTTAACATCAATGGACTCAGACGTTCAAG cttCACACAGATAAGGAGTGGCCATGTTGTAGACCTAACTCTTGATGTGATGTCCATATTACAAGCCTTAAAAGAGAAAGAGACGGTGGATGCAGAGAAGGAAGAAGTAACAGAGCTGAACTTgtcgttacaatgtatccagaACGATCTTCATGTCCCTTGTGACCTTCACAGAGTATTTCTTCTTCAGTCTCCGTTCATGACTCTACAATACAAGTAA